From the genome of Geminocystis herdmanii PCC 6308, one region includes:
- a CDS encoding amidase — MTNNLESLSALTLSKLIHDKEISPLELTTFFAERITKIDPQLGSFAHMSIETALESAKIQTEILGKTPDTAELPLFFGIPTAIKDLYPVKGMPISYGNGFIKDQISDYDGGIVSKIKQAGFIIIGKTATSELGSLPYIESVGMPPCRNPHNLEYTSGGSSGGAAAAVAGGLIPIAPGSDGGGSVRGPAFCCGLVGLKPSRGRISNAPVGDYLGGIATHGCLTRTVADSAALLDVLSGYITGDPYWLDNPETSFLQALTQNTGKLKIAFATEVLPTGKAHDIIQLQVKNTAHKLEAMGHHLIEIVPDFSTLVEPFITIWRSSITVAGFPDQILNPMNRWLKEQSQDLGEYLRALHQMQVISRQIVALFDDFDVLLLPTYLQPPIRVGEWADLSPEETLQKIIEWITPCPAFNATGQPAMAIPTGFTPQGLPIGVQLVGKPNDEKTILQLAYQLSEEASKLTGEGRQ, encoded by the coding sequence ATGACAAATAATCTCGAATCTCTCTCCGCTTTAACATTAAGTAAATTAATCCATGACAAAGAAATTTCCCCTCTGGAATTAACTACCTTTTTTGCCGAAAGAATTACTAAAATTGACCCCCAATTAGGTAGTTTTGCCCATATGTCGATCGAAACCGCCTTAGAATCCGCCAAAATTCAAACCGAAATACTAGGAAAAACCCCAGACACTGCCGAATTACCCTTATTTTTCGGTATTCCCACAGCCATCAAAGACTTATACCCCGTCAAAGGAATGCCCATAAGCTACGGCAACGGCTTCATCAAAGATCAAATCTCCGACTACGATGGCGGTATCGTCAGCAAAATTAAACAAGCAGGATTTATCATCATCGGTAAAACCGCCACATCCGAATTAGGCTCATTACCCTATATCGAATCTGTAGGAATGCCCCCCTGTCGCAATCCTCATAACCTCGAATATACATCAGGCGGATCAAGTGGCGGAGCTGCTGCTGCCGTAGCAGGAGGATTAATTCCCATTGCCCCCGGCTCAGACGGAGGAGGTTCTGTACGAGGACCCGCTTTTTGCTGTGGTTTAGTGGGTTTAAAGCCCTCCAGGGGACGTATTTCTAATGCCCCCGTAGGAGATTATTTAGGAGGAATTGCCACCCACGGTTGTTTAACTCGTACCGTAGCCGACAGTGCCGCCCTATTAGATGTTCTCTCAGGATACATCACAGGAGACCCTTATTGGTTAGATAATCCTGAAACTTCCTTTTTACAAGCCCTAACTCAAAACACAGGTAAATTAAAAATTGCCTTTGCCACAGAGGTTTTACCCACAGGAAAAGCCCATGACATTATACAGTTACAAGTAAAAAATACCGCCCATAAATTAGAAGCCATGGGACATCACTTAATCGAAATTGTCCCTGATTTCAGTACCTTAGTAGAGCCTTTTATTACCATTTGGCGATCGAGTATTACAGTCGCAGGATTTCCAGATCAAATATTAAACCCTATGAATCGATGGTTAAAAGAGCAATCTCAAGATTTAGGAGAATATTTAAGAGCATTACACCAAATGCAAGTGATTTCCCGACAAATAGTCGCCCTTTTCGATGATTTTGACGTTTTACTCTTGCCTACTTACCTTCAACCCCCCATTCGAGTGGGAGAGTGGGCTGATTTATCCCCAGAGGAAACCCTACAAAAAATCATTGAATGGATTACTCCTTGTCCTGCTTTTAATGCCACAGGGCAACCCGCTATGGCTATTCCCACAGGCTTTACTCCCCAAGGCTTACCTATAGGCGTTCAATTAGTCGGCAAACCTAATGATGAAAAAACTATTTTACAATTAGCTTATCAGTTAAGCGAGGAAGCATCTAAGTTGACTGGTGAGGGTAGGCAATAG
- a CDS encoding serine/threonine phosphatase encodes MSIENNLTTPVYQCVISCDKKKNPTIPFVFPTDENLSPHRYILTSPLEDTSLSPFFSSNDRHYYALEVEDTQPTQRGILDDNLDQVESFERDSLKQAGIPDLAFAYLTLTEYNPTIPELLDGWEDEENDQEFIIISQNQNYPTLEKYLSTTPLEITKVLPYLQKMAKLWKSFSKIECCETLLRIDNLKVSDEGTLILDKIYLDRANDPPLLRQLVEIWAYLLEELKGDYKTIITDLMIKIESGEIDDIKELRSELQSILQEIEMKLILAQEQEDQEEDVIFIPGEDELQDLVNQFEDEESDGEEATQINNPDGDDQPTVVLPMRLLSVTDVGLSDIGRKRGHNEDCFAIETSIRKKESSQGSYFSAKGLFIVCDGMGGHASGEVASAMAVKNIYRYFQQHWTDEIPNIEVIKEGILQANEAIYTANIQKGQTGSGRMGTTLVMTLLQDTKIAIAHVGDSRIYKVTRKWGLEQLTVDHSVAQSEIKQGIESDVAHARPDAYQLTQALGPRDNAFVNPDINFFELKEDTLLLMCSDGLCDNDLLENHWETTLLPLISSKANLDTAITQVIDLGNQINGHDNITCILIRIKVQPNLEHQNPIF; translated from the coding sequence ATGTCGATCGAAAATAATTTAACAACTCCAGTATATCAATGTGTTATTAGTTGTGATAAAAAGAAAAACCCCACTATTCCCTTTGTTTTTCCTACGGATGAAAACCTTTCCCCTCATAGATATATTTTAACTTCTCCCCTAGAAGATACTTCTTTATCTCCATTTTTTAGTAGTAACGATCGTCACTACTATGCCTTAGAAGTGGAAGACACTCAACCCACCCAAAGAGGCATTTTAGACGATAACTTAGATCAAGTAGAAAGTTTTGAACGAGACAGTTTAAAACAAGCAGGAATCCCTGATTTAGCCTTTGCATACCTAACTTTAACCGAGTATAACCCCACCATCCCCGAACTTTTAGACGGTTGGGAAGACGAAGAAAACGATCAAGAATTTATTATTATCAGTCAAAATCAAAATTATCCAACCTTAGAAAAATATTTAAGCACTACCCCGTTAGAGATAACCAAAGTTTTACCCTATCTACAAAAAATGGCAAAACTCTGGAAAAGTTTTTCTAAGATAGAGTGTTGTGAAACTTTACTGCGAATTGATAACTTAAAAGTGTCCGATGAAGGTACATTAATCTTAGATAAAATATACCTCGATCGAGCCAATGATCCCCCATTATTACGACAATTAGTAGAAATATGGGCATATTTGCTCGAAGAATTAAAAGGAGACTATAAAACCATCATCACCGACTTAATGATCAAAATTGAATCAGGAGAAATTGATGATATTAAAGAACTTCGATCGGAATTACAATCAATTCTACAAGAAATAGAAATGAAACTAATTTTAGCCCAAGAACAAGAAGATCAAGAAGAAGATGTGATCTTCATACCCGGAGAAGACGAATTACAAGACTTAGTCAATCAATTTGAAGACGAAGAATCAGACGGAGAAGAAGCCACCCAGATTAACAATCCCGATGGAGATGATCAACCTACCGTTGTTTTACCCATGAGACTCTTAAGCGTAACCGACGTTGGCTTAAGTGACATCGGCAGAAAAAGAGGACACAACGAAGACTGTTTTGCCATTGAAACATCCATTCGGAAAAAAGAAAGCTCTCAAGGCTCATATTTTAGCGCTAAAGGACTCTTTATCGTATGTGATGGTATGGGAGGTCATGCTTCTGGAGAAGTCGCCAGTGCCATGGCAGTAAAAAATATTTATCGTTATTTTCAACAACATTGGACAGATGAAATACCCAACATAGAAGTAATCAAAGAAGGAATCCTCCAAGCTAATGAAGCCATTTATACCGCCAATATTCAAAAAGGGCAAACAGGCTCAGGAAGAATGGGGACAACTTTAGTCATGACACTTCTTCAAGACACCAAAATTGCCATTGCCCATGTCGGCGACAGTCGTATTTATAAAGTAACCCGCAAATGGGGATTAGAACAACTCACGGTAGATCATTCCGTAGCACAATCAGAAATTAAACAGGGCATAGAATCAGACGTAGCCCATGCCAGACCTGATGCCTACCAATTAACTCAAGCCCTCGGACCGAGAGACAATGCTTTTGTCAATCCTGACATTAACTTTTTTGAACTCAAAGAAGATACTTTATTATTAATGTGTTCTGATGGTTTATGTGACAATGACTTATTAGAAAATCATTGGGAAACTACGTTATTACCCTTAATTAGTTCTAAAGCCAACCTCGACACAGCAATTACCCAAGTAATTGATCTAGGTAATCAAATCAACGGACACGATAACATCACCTGTATTTTAATTCGCATCAAAGTACAACCCAACCTTGAGCATCAGAATCCCATTTTTTAG
- a CDS encoding acyl-CoA dehydrogenase family protein, which translates to MIPKYPKLVRDKIPEIINTKNKKSQVKVLNINEYKKALKQKLVEESQEVLTAQESDLMEEIADVYEVIEALIFSHNLDKNKIAEIRENKANLKGKFKERLLLIAVENLEENNSIPDSETLILNSAEDFLKTEILPQAHLLDRNPDILKEKLNLMNRVNPDFLRLKLGKNLGGLGMSNKGFYSWQIMIAKYSGALSFLQTQHQSAMVMLAQSSAEIQHKYLSKILEENLFCGVGFSHLRRQGKPCLRAIPVKGGYELTGFVPWITGYGIFDYFIIGATMIDRTELYGILPFSPQQNLQFSSVMKLCAMNSTNTVTATLNQWFLSEEDVIMIKPANAIHEKDKKNVLHNGFFALGCAQGALEILRENCQKLQLTQVNDTYNQLKQEIEDLQVNMLTMVDNPDADFREKLSLRGKAINLAFRSSMAGIISSKGQANQDDNSANRYYREALVYSVSGQTIPVLQESLFLLGG; encoded by the coding sequence ATGATCCCTAAATATCCGAAATTAGTTAGAGATAAAATACCAGAAATTATCAACACAAAGAATAAAAAAAGTCAAGTAAAAGTATTAAATATTAATGAATATAAAAAAGCGCTTAAACAAAAATTAGTGGAAGAATCCCAAGAAGTTTTAACGGCTCAAGAATCTGATTTGATGGAAGAAATAGCGGATGTTTATGAGGTAATAGAAGCTCTTATTTTTAGTCATAATTTAGATAAAAATAAAATTGCAGAAATTAGGGAAAACAAAGCAAATCTGAAGGGAAAGTTTAAGGAAAGACTTTTATTAATAGCGGTAGAAAACCTAGAGGAAAATAACTCCATTCCCGACTCAGAAACTCTTATTTTAAATAGTGCTGAAGATTTTTTAAAGACAGAAATTTTACCTCAAGCTCATTTGCTCGATCGAAATCCTGATATTCTTAAAGAAAAGTTAAATTTAATGAATAGAGTTAATCCTGATTTCTTGAGATTAAAACTAGGTAAAAATTTAGGGGGTTTAGGGATGAGTAATAAGGGTTTTTATTCGTGGCAAATAATGATAGCAAAATATTCTGGGGCGTTATCTTTTTTACAAACTCAGCATCAAAGTGCGATGGTGATGTTAGCTCAAAGTAGTGCAGAAATTCAGCACAAATATTTGTCAAAAATTCTTGAGGAAAATCTCTTTTGTGGAGTTGGTTTTTCCCATTTAAGAAGACAAGGAAAACCATGTTTAAGGGCTATTCCTGTTAAGGGTGGTTATGAATTAACGGGTTTTGTGCCTTGGATTACGGGTTATGGGATTTTTGATTATTTTATCATTGGTGCGACTATGATCGATCGAACTGAGTTATATGGAATTTTACCCTTTTCTCCTCAACAAAATTTACAGTTTAGCTCAGTAATGAAACTTTGTGCGATGAATAGTACAAATACGGTAACTGCAACTTTGAATCAATGGTTTTTATCTGAAGAAGATGTGATAATGATTAAACCTGCCAATGCTATCCATGAAAAAGATAAGAAAAATGTCTTACATAATGGGTTTTTTGCCCTCGGTTGCGCTCAAGGTGCATTGGAAATATTAAGGGAGAATTGCCAAAAATTGCAGTTAACCCAAGTAAATGATACTTATAATCAACTAAAACAAGAAATAGAAGATTTACAAGTTAATATGTTAACTATGGTTGACAATCCAGATGCAGATTTTAGGGAAAAATTATCTTTAAGAGGTAAGGCAATTAATTTAGCATTTCGTAGCTCGATGGCTGGTATTATTAGCAGTAAAGGACAAGCAAATCAGGATGATAATTCTGCTAACCGTTATTATCGAGAAGCCTTAGTTTATAGCGTATCAGGGCAGACAATACCAGTCTTACAGGAGTCTTTATTTTTATTAGGGGGTTAG
- a CDS encoding pentapeptide repeat-containing protein, producing the protein MDVQELIERYHRGETNFQKVDLHGQILGNINLSRINLKEADLSDVNLVGCLLPQANLKEANLSNAIIQGNLTEINLIQANLTSANLTESDLTDSSLRNAILTEVNFSHAILTCSLLHDSNLKKANLSHAKMVNCLLSRANLTDAK; encoded by the coding sequence ATGGATGTTCAAGAATTAATCGAAAGATACCATCGAGGAGAAACCAATTTTCAAAAAGTTGATCTTCATGGGCAAATACTAGGGAATATTAATTTAAGTCGCATCAATCTCAAAGAAGCCGATTTGAGTGACGTTAATTTAGTTGGTTGCCTTTTACCCCAAGCTAATCTCAAAGAAGCTAATCTTAGTAATGCTATTATCCAAGGGAATTTAACGGAAATCAATCTTATTCAAGCTAATTTAACCAGTGCTAATTTAACCGAGTCTGATTTAACCGATAGTAGTCTTCGTAACGCTATTTTAACAGAAGTCAATTTTTCCCATGCCATTTTAACCTGTAGCCTTTTACACGATAGTAATTTGAAAAAAGCAAATCTCAGTCATGCCAAAATGGTTAACTGTCTTTTAAGTCGTGCAAATTTAACCGATGCAAAATAG
- a CDS encoding lipid-A-disaccharide synthase-related protein: MSNPVKLLVISNGHGEDIIAVKIINKIREISPNISIVSLPLVGEGFVYTQENIPLIAPVKKMPSGGFIYMDNKQLWKDVNNGLISLTFTQFKAVQSWAKKGGYILAVGDILPLLFAWLSGANYGFIGTAKSEYYLRDEEGFLPNISKIDRAAPLRDRIFGSIYYPWEKWLMKNKRCFGVFPRDSITTEALQKNDICAYDFGNPMMDDLSIASTYPDEIHLLKILLLPGSRLPECIDNWQLILMAIDDIIDSQSQDLIFVGAIAPSLNLSNFTEILKQKAWQEAPINKINSVNILINDRHGIVFTKRKAKLILTQNAYAQCLNYCDLSIAMAGTATEQFVGLGKPVIAFPGNGAQYNQKFAQNQSRLLGISLQLVNHPQQVAEKLQQLLSQPDLWQFIAVNGKKRLGDTGASQKIANFIIKKINPLMDNS, encoded by the coding sequence ATGAGTAATCCAGTAAAATTATTAGTAATAAGTAATGGACACGGTGAAGATATTATTGCTGTAAAAATTATTAACAAAATTAGAGAAATTAGCCCTAATATTTCGATCGTATCCTTACCCTTAGTCGGCGAAGGTTTTGTCTATACTCAGGAAAATATACCCCTTATTGCCCCCGTGAAAAAAATGCCGTCAGGGGGTTTTATTTATATGGATAATAAACAGCTATGGAAAGATGTTAATAACGGTTTAATTAGCTTAACTTTTACTCAATTTAAAGCTGTTCAATCTTGGGCAAAAAAAGGCGGTTATATCTTAGCAGTGGGTGATATTTTACCTCTTTTATTTGCATGGTTAAGCGGTGCAAATTATGGTTTTATTGGTACAGCAAAATCAGAATATTATTTACGAGATGAAGAAGGTTTTTTACCAAATATTTCTAAAATTGATCGCGCAGCGCCACTTCGTGATCGAATTTTTGGCTCAATCTACTATCCTTGGGAAAAATGGTTAATGAAAAATAAACGCTGTTTTGGTGTTTTTCCCAGAGACTCTATCACCACAGAAGCTCTACAAAAAAATGATATTTGTGCCTATGACTTTGGTAATCCCATGATGGATGATTTATCCATTGCCTCTACTTATCCCGATGAAATACACTTATTAAAAATTTTACTCCTTCCCGGCTCAAGACTTCCCGAATGTATAGATAATTGGCAATTGATCCTTATGGCTATTGATGATATTATTGATAGTCAATCTCAAGATTTAATTTTTGTGGGTGCGATCGCACCTTCATTAAATCTCAGTAATTTTACGGAAATATTAAAGCAAAAGGCATGGCAAGAAGCCCCAATAAATAAAATAAATTCAGTAAATATACTGATTAACGATCGACATGGAATAGTATTTACTAAAAGAAAGGCAAAATTAATTTTAACTCAAAATGCTTACGCCCAATGTTTGAACTATTGCGATTTATCTATAGCTATGGCAGGTACAGCCACCGAACAATTTGTAGGATTAGGGAAACCTGTTATTGCCTTTCCGGGTAATGGGGCTCAATATAACCAAAAATTTGCTCAAAATCAAAGCCGTTTATTAGGCATTTCTCTACAATTAGTTAATCACCCTCAACAAGTAGCAGAAAAATTGCAACAATTATTGTCTCAACCAGATTTATGGCAATTCATCGCTGTTAACGGCAAAAAAAGATTAGGAGATACAGGCGCATCGCAAAAAATAGCGAATTTTATTATCAAAAAAATAAACCCTTTAATGGATAATAGTTAA
- a CDS encoding DUF433 domain-containing protein, with product MNYQDIITIESGKRSGKPCIRGMRITVYDILEYLAGGMTEAEILEDFSELKPEDIKACLLFAAEREKKLFVAAL from the coding sequence ATGAATTACCAAGATATTATTACGATCGAATCAGGAAAACGTAGTGGGAAACCATGTATTCGAGGGATGCGTATAACTGTATATGATATTTTAGAATATTTAGCAGGAGGTATGACAGAAGCAGAAATTCTTGAGGATTTTTCAGAATTAAAACCCGAAGATATTAAGGCTTGTTTATTGTTTGCTGCCGAAAGGGAAAAAAAATTATTTGTTGCGGCACTATGA
- the fbp gene encoding class 1 fructose-bisphosphatase produces the protein MDSSELIIPEYSLDRDCTTLSRHVLQQLNSFSADAQDLSALMNRIALAGKLIARRLSRAGLMEGVLGFTGDSNIQGESVKKMDVYANEVFISVFKQSGLVCRLASEEMDKPYYIPENCPIGRYTLLYDPIDGSSNVDINLNVGSIFAIRQQEGEDLDGEAKDLLQDGSKQIAAGYILYGPATVLVYTMGTGVHSFFLDPSLGEFILAQENIQIPDHGSVYSVNEGNFWQWDDSIRNYIRYVHRHDGYTGRYSGALVGDIHRILMQGGVFLYPGTTDKPEGKLRLLYETAPLAFIVEQAGGKAYDGLTRILDIVPDRIHYRTPVILGSKENVELVQSFLKQNDNTSNVIAR, from the coding sequence ATGGATTCATCAGAATTAATCATCCCAGAATATAGTCTCGATCGAGATTGTACCACCTTATCCCGTCATGTTTTGCAACAACTCAACAGTTTTTCCGCCGATGCTCAAGATTTGAGCGCCCTAATGAATAGAATAGCCTTAGCAGGAAAACTAATCGCCCGTCGTCTCAGTCGTGCAGGTTTAATGGAAGGTGTCTTAGGTTTCACCGGAGACAGTAATATTCAAGGAGAATCCGTGAAAAAGATGGATGTTTACGCTAACGAAGTCTTTATTTCTGTATTTAAACAAAGTGGTTTAGTGTGTCGTCTCGCCTCAGAAGAAATGGACAAGCCTTATTATATCCCCGAAAATTGCCCCATTGGACGCTATACTTTACTTTATGATCCCATTGATGGTTCATCCAATGTAGATATAAACTTAAATGTCGGCTCAATTTTTGCTATTCGTCAACAGGAAGGAGAAGATTTAGACGGAGAAGCCAAAGATTTATTGCAAGACGGCTCAAAACAAATCGCCGCAGGATATATTTTATATGGACCCGCCACAGTTTTAGTTTATACTATGGGTACTGGTGTTCACTCTTTCTTTTTAGACCCCAGTTTAGGTGAGTTTATCTTAGCACAGGAAAACATCCAAATTCCTGATCACGGTTCAGTATATAGTGTCAATGAAGGAAATTTCTGGCAGTGGGATGACTCTATCCGTAATTATATCCGTTATGTTCATCGTCATGATGGTTATACAGGGCGTTATAGTGGTGCATTAGTAGGAGATATTCACCGTATTTTAATGCAAGGAGGAGTATTTTTGTATCCGGGTACAACGGATAAGCCCGAAGGCAAATTAAGATTATTATATGAAACTGCACCTTTAGCTTTTATTGTTGAACAAGCGGGAGGAAAAGCCTATGATGGATTAACCAGAATATTGGATATTGTACCCGATCGAATCCATTATCGAACCCCTGTTATTTTAGGAAGTAAAGAAAATGTGGAGTTGGTGCAATCTTTTCTTAAACAAAATGATAATACATCAAATGTAATTGCGAGGTAA
- a CDS encoding efflux RND transporter permease subunit produces MSFHVSTWSVKNPVSVLVLFLCLSIFGIFSFFQLGINDQPNIDIPLVQVTITQRGAGPEELESQVTKLVEDAVAPINLVDNIVSTVSDGVSVTVIEFELEADANQATNDVRNAIAQIRQDLPQDINEPIVQKLDFAGGAIMTYVVSSDSRSVEELTDIVDRRIARDLANVSGVAQINRIGGFDREVRVDLDPKRLQAYNITATEINEQIRNLNLNLSGGKAEIGGQEQNIRTLGSALTVRQLADYRVILDNGDTIPLNQLGTVKDDFAEATQLAYYNGEPVVGFSILRGTGTTLVTVADNVEKKLVEIKQSLPSDINIDLIFTRATAIRDSYQGTIDSLIIGSILTVISVGIFLRDWRATLITGLALPLSIIPTFMVMRALDYTLNGMSLLALALAMGNLVDDAICMIENIDQHLSMGKKPYQAAMDAAREIGLAVVATTATIVAVFLPVAFMGGVPGQFFQPFGVTVAVATMFSTLVATTMTPMLSAYILKPKPLNKINDLSNNRHKIHPYGTVLKWALRNKVTTIIIAIAFFIGSLQLVPYIPQGLFSEGDTGLSTISIELPPSSTLADTRSIALQVTDKLKPNPVVKSILADIGGSKINEGTMYVNLVPKDERDITQQEFQSQMRDYFRTIAGARVTFRSQGAGGSSKDLTIVLKSDNGQILTETAKKLETSMRGISGLVEVSSSASLVKSEIIIQPNFQKSADLGVSVNSIARTASLATIGDNDSNLAKFNLVDRQIPIRVQINPLYRGNIDTLKNLKVPSNNGTLVTLASVADIRLASGPAEIQRYNRQRKVELGANLEGIALGDALTAVNNLPVMSPLPSEVSQEPAGDAEIMRDIFSRFLGAVALAIGCIYGILVLLYSNFFYPLAILMALPLSIGGALLGLLVTQKELGLFALIGIVLLLGLVTKNAILLVDFAISGMKEGRSQFQAVVYAGVSRLRPILMTSISTMAAMLPIALAWGADGEIRSPMAIAVIGGFTTSTLLTLIVVPVTFTYVDNFVHWLGKIFKQEEVKQVQQVLELEETLKN; encoded by the coding sequence ATGTCCTTTCATGTGTCCACATGGTCAGTTAAAAATCCTGTCTCTGTCTTAGTCTTATTCCTGTGTCTGAGTATTTTTGGGATATTCTCCTTTTTTCAGTTAGGCATCAATGATCAACCAAACATAGATATACCCTTAGTTCAAGTTACCATAACTCAGCGCGGAGCAGGACCTGAAGAATTAGAATCTCAGGTGACAAAGTTAGTGGAGGATGCCGTAGCGCCCATTAACTTAGTGGATAATATTGTTTCTACCGTCAGTGATGGTGTGAGCGTCACGGTGATAGAGTTTGAATTGGAAGCAGACGCAAATCAGGCTACTAATGATGTTAGAAATGCCATCGCACAAATAAGACAGGATTTACCGCAGGATATTAATGAGCCGATCGTACAGAAGTTAGACTTTGCAGGAGGTGCTATCATGACTTATGTGGTATCCTCCGATAGTCGCTCAGTGGAAGAATTAACGGATATAGTAGATAGACGCATCGCTAGGGATTTAGCCAACGTTTCAGGGGTTGCCCAAATTAACCGCATCGGTGGTTTTGATAGAGAAGTAAGAGTCGATTTAGACCCAAAAAGGTTACAAGCCTATAATATCACCGCCACAGAAATTAATGAGCAAATTCGCAACCTCAATCTTAACCTCTCAGGAGGAAAAGCCGAAATTGGTGGACAAGAACAGAACATTCGTACCCTTGGCAGTGCCTTAACCGTCAGACAGTTAGCAGATTATCGAGTAATTTTAGACAATGGGGATACTATTCCCTTAAACCAGTTGGGTACAGTTAAAGATGATTTTGCGGAAGCTACTCAATTAGCCTACTATAATGGTGAGCCTGTAGTGGGTTTTTCTATTTTAAGGGGTACAGGTACAACCCTTGTCACTGTGGCGGATAATGTCGAGAAAAAGTTAGTCGAAATTAAACAATCTCTCCCCTCTGATATTAACATTGACTTGATTTTTACCCGTGCCACCGCCATTCGAGATTCCTATCAAGGTACGATCGATTCTTTAATAATTGGCTCTATACTTACAGTTATCAGTGTCGGTATCTTTTTAAGAGATTGGCGCGCCACCCTCATTACTGGTTTAGCCTTACCCCTTTCCATCATCCCGACTTTTATGGTGATGAGAGCGCTTGATTATACTCTCAACGGTATGAGTTTATTAGCTTTAGCCTTAGCTATGGGAAATTTAGTCGATGATGCTATCTGTATGATTGAAAACATTGATCAACATTTGAGCATGGGCAAAAAACCCTATCAGGCGGCAATGGATGCGGCGAGGGAGATTGGTTTAGCGGTAGTGGCAACCACCGCCACAATAGTTGCGGTTTTCTTACCCGTTGCCTTTATGGGAGGTGTGCCGGGGCAGTTTTTCCAACCCTTTGGGGTGACGGTGGCAGTAGCTACGATGTTTTCTACCCTCGTGGCAACTACCATGACTCCTATGTTAAGCGCCTATATTCTTAAACCAAAACCCCTTAACAAAATCAATGATTTATCTAATAATCGTCACAAAATTCATCCCTATGGCACGGTTTTAAAATGGGCATTACGCAATAAAGTTACTACCATTATCATCGCTATTGCTTTCTTTATCGGTAGTCTGCAACTTGTGCCTTATATTCCTCAAGGTTTATTTAGTGAAGGTGACACGGGTTTAAGTACTATTTCGATCGAATTACCACCCTCCTCTACTCTAGCAGATACTCGCTCGATCGCTTTACAAGTTACCGATAAATTAAAACCAAATCCAGTCGTTAAGAGTATTTTAGCGGATATAGGAGGAAGTAAAATTAACGAAGGTACGATGTATGTTAATCTTGTGCCAAAAGATGAGCGAGACATCACTCAACAGGAATTTCAAAGCCAAATGCGCGACTATTTTCGCACCATAGCTGGTGCAAGAGTGACATTTCGCTCTCAAGGTGCAGGAGGAAGCAGTAAAGACTTAACCATCGTCTTAAAAAGCGATAATGGACAGATTTTGACAGAAACTGCCAAAAAATTAGAAACGAGCATGAGGGGTATTTCTGGATTAGTAGAGGTGTCTTCTAGTGCCAGTTTAGTCAAATCTGAGATTATTATTCAACCCAACTTCCAAAAATCCGCCGATTTAGGGGTTTCTGTCAACTCGATCGCGCGTACCGCTTCCCTTGCTACCATAGGGGATAATGACTCTAATCTAGCTAAATTTAACTTAGTCGATCGACAAATTCCCATTCGAGTCCAAATTAACCCCTTATATCGTGGCAACATCGACACCCTAAAAAATCTCAAAGTACCTAGTAACAACGGTACATTAGTCACCCTAGCCAGTGTAGCAGATATTCGCCTCGCCAGTGGACCTGCGGAAATACAACGTTATAACCGTCAAAGAAAAGTGGAGTTGGGGGCAAACTTAGAAGGAATTGCCCTTGGGGATGCCTTAACCGCCGTCAATAATTTACCCGTCATGTCTCCTTTACCCAGTGAAGTATCTCAAGAACCTGCTGGAGATGCAGAAATTATGAGGGATATTTTCAGTCGTTTCTTAGGGGCTGTTGCCCTCGCCATTGGTTGTATTTATGGTATATTAGTTCTATTATATAGTAACTTCTTTTATCCCCTTGCCATTCTTATGGCGTTACCCTTATCTATCGGAGGGGCGTTATTAGGCTTGTTAGTCACTCAAAAAGAGTTAGGATTATTCGCCCTCATCGGTATCGTTTTATTATTGGGCTTAGTTACCAAAAACGCCATTTTATTAGTGGATTTTGCTATCTCAGGAATGAAAGAGGGAAGATCACAATTTCAAGCGGTGGTATATGCGGGAGTTTCTCGATTGCGCCCCATTCTGATGACATCCATTTCAACTATGGCGGCTATGTTGCCCATTGCCTTAGCTTGGGGTGCAGATGGTGAAATTAGAAGCCCTATGGCGATCGCAGTTATCGGAGGTTTTACTACATCAACCCTACTAACCTTAATTGTTGTGCCTGTCACCTTTACCTATGTGGACAATTTCGTCCATTGGTTAGGTAAGATATTTAAACAAGAGGAAGTAAAACAAGTGCAACAAGTCTTAGAATTAGAGGAAACCTTGAAGAATTAA